The proteins below are encoded in one region of Halorhodospira halochloris:
- the bioC gene encoding malonyl-ACP O-methyltransferase BioC, producing the protein MSRSTNQPFERDKVRQRFDKAASSYDQVAVLQREVGNRLLESLRPAQIDPSRILDLGAGTGYVTRSLLKEFRQASVFALDVAPAMLRHNRPRAPWLPWVRKPHCVCADLHSLPFADATFDLVVSNLALQWSDELPRALAEIRRVTSPQGAVFFSTFGPQTLYELREAWSEVDDYEHVHRFIDKHTVGDLMLAAGFSGPVVSGENITLTYDQPREAMRDLKKLGAANLATNRSRGLTSPHRLARVEAAYSIAHRNQQGRVPATYEVIYGHAWSCPATDCSDQEGTCRACS; encoded by the coding sequence GTGAGCCGATCGACTAATCAGCCATTCGAGCGGGATAAGGTGCGGCAGCGATTTGATAAAGCCGCTTCTAGCTATGACCAAGTGGCTGTGCTGCAGCGCGAGGTAGGCAATCGGTTGCTGGAGAGCTTGCGCCCTGCACAGATAGATCCAAGTCGCATTTTAGATCTTGGCGCTGGTACCGGATATGTGACTAGGTCTTTGCTCAAGGAGTTTCGTCAGGCAAGCGTCTTTGCCCTCGATGTAGCCCCAGCCATGCTTCGCCATAATCGGCCTCGTGCCCCTTGGTTACCTTGGGTGCGCAAACCGCATTGTGTCTGTGCTGATTTGCACAGCTTGCCCTTTGCAGACGCAACCTTCGATTTGGTTGTTTCCAATCTCGCTCTGCAGTGGTCAGATGAACTGCCGCGGGCGTTGGCGGAGATACGTCGAGTTACCAGCCCCCAAGGCGCTGTCTTTTTTTCGACATTCGGCCCGCAGACTCTCTATGAGTTACGCGAGGCGTGGAGTGAAGTTGATGACTATGAGCATGTCCACCGTTTCATCGATAAGCATACGGTTGGCGATTTAATGCTAGCAGCCGGTTTTAGCGGGCCGGTCGTAAGCGGTGAGAACATTACCTTGACCTATGATCAGCCGCGTGAGGCGATGCGCGATCTCAAAAAATTGGGCGCCGCCAACCTTGCTACTAACCGCAGCCGCGGGCTGACATCACCTCATCGTTTGGCCCGGGTCGAGGCGGCATACTCAATAGCTCATAGGAATCAGCAAGGCCGTGTACCAGCTACATATGAAGTTATATACGGCCACGCATGGAGTTGCCCAGCAACAGACTGCAGTGATCAGGAGGGTACATGCCGGGCCTGTTCGTAA
- a CDS encoding YggS family pyridoxal phosphate-dependent enzyme, with the protein MNAPNPDIATNLERVIERIRSAEVAYGRTPNSVSLLAVSKRQPVEAIRAAYQAGQLAFGENYLQEAAEKQSTFASSDIEWHLVGSLQSNKTRAAATTFDWVHTIDRAKIAQRLSDQRPDALPPINICLQVNISEETQKAGCSPEEVLPLAAATADLPGVRLRGLMAIPEPSTDCTEQRRSFAKLRKLYEQLQDEGFRMDTLSMGMSLDLDAAIAEGANYVRVGTAIFGPRNN; encoded by the coding sequence ATGAATGCCCCCAACCCAGACATAGCAACCAACCTTGAGAGGGTAATCGAACGTATCCGCTCCGCGGAAGTGGCATACGGTCGTACACCCAACAGCGTCAGTTTGCTGGCAGTAAGCAAAAGGCAACCCGTTGAGGCAATACGGGCAGCCTATCAAGCCGGCCAACTAGCCTTCGGCGAGAATTACCTGCAAGAGGCAGCAGAAAAACAATCAACATTTGCCAGCAGCGATATCGAGTGGCACTTGGTCGGCAGCCTACAGTCGAATAAAACCCGAGCGGCCGCCACAACCTTCGACTGGGTGCACACCATCGACCGAGCCAAAATAGCTCAGCGCCTTAGCGATCAACGCCCTGACGCCTTACCGCCAATTAATATATGTCTACAGGTGAACATTAGCGAAGAAACCCAGAAAGCTGGCTGTTCACCTGAGGAAGTCTTACCACTTGCAGCCGCGACGGCCGATTTGCCTGGGGTACGTCTGCGCGGCCTGATGGCTATACCTGAGCCAAGCACTGATTGCACTGAGCAGCGCCGCTCATTTGCCAAGCTGCGCAAGCTTTATGAGCAGCTTCAGGATGAAGGGTTTAGAATGGACACCCTATCCATGGGTATGTCGCTCGATCTTGATGCGGCAATCGCCGAGGGAGCTAATTATGTCCGTGTCGGCACTGCAATCTTCGGGCCACGCAACAATTGA
- the metX gene encoding homoserine O-succinyltransferase MetX, which yields MVRSPPIDSVGLVTQHKAVFEEPLALDCGRELPRYELVYETYGELNRDASNAILVCHALSGNHHAAGYHSEHDRKPGWWETCIGPGKPLDTNRFFVVCSNNLGGCHGSTGPASINPHTNKPYGDQFPVVTVRDWVRSQASLADQLGIKQWAAVAGGSLGGMQALQWAIDHPERLRHAIVIAAAPRLSAQNIGFNEVARQAIMGDPEFHGGRYYDYGVSPRRGLAVARMLGHITYLSDDAMRAKFGRDLRGSMSFDFDEVDFEVESYLRYQGQRFVQDFDANTYLLMTKALDYFDPAAEHSDDFSAAIEPIQCSTLLLSFSSDWRFAPSRSREILRALLQKEKPVSYMEIEATQGHDAFLMPIPRYLEAFSAYMGNVAREVEI from the coding sequence ATGGTCAGAAGCCCGCCGATCGATTCCGTAGGTCTTGTTACTCAGCACAAAGCGGTGTTCGAAGAGCCGCTCGCCCTCGACTGCGGTCGCGAGCTACCCCGCTATGAGTTGGTTTACGAGACATACGGTGAACTAAACCGTGATGCCAGCAACGCCATCCTGGTCTGTCACGCACTGTCCGGCAACCACCACGCGGCCGGCTACCATTCAGAGCATGACCGCAAGCCAGGTTGGTGGGAGACATGCATTGGCCCCGGCAAACCCCTCGACACCAACCGCTTCTTCGTAGTCTGCAGCAACAACCTTGGCGGCTGCCACGGCTCGACCGGGCCAGCGAGCATCAATCCGCACACTAATAAGCCGTATGGCGACCAATTCCCGGTAGTTACCGTCCGCGACTGGGTGCGAAGCCAAGCAAGCCTTGCTGACCAACTCGGCATCAAGCAGTGGGCAGCAGTGGCAGGCGGCAGCCTCGGCGGCATGCAGGCACTGCAATGGGCCATAGATCACCCCGAGCGCTTGCGTCACGCTATCGTTATCGCAGCGGCTCCGCGCTTATCGGCGCAGAATATCGGCTTCAACGAGGTCGCCCGACAAGCTATTATGGGTGATCCCGAATTCCACGGTGGGCGCTATTACGATTACGGTGTATCGCCACGGCGTGGCTTGGCTGTGGCGAGGATGCTCGGCCATATCACCTACCTCTCCGACGATGCGATGCGGGCCAAGTTTGGCCGTGATCTGCGCGGCAGCATGAGTTTCGATTTTGATGAAGTCGATTTTGAGGTCGAGAGCTATCTCCGTTATCAAGGGCAACGCTTCGTTCAGGACTTTGATGCCAATACTTACCTGCTCATGACCAAGGCCCTCGACTACTTTGATCCCGCCGCAGAGCACAGTGATGACTTTTCCGCTGCAATTGAGCCGATACAATGTTCCACATTGCTGCTGTCATTCTCTAGCGACTGGCGATTTGCCCCTTCCCGCTCCCGCGAGATACTCCGCGCCCTGTTGCAGAAAGAGAAACCCGTGAGCTACATGGAGATAGAGGCCACCCAAGGTCACGATGCCTTCTTGATGCCGATCCCCAGATACCTTGAGGCCTTTTCTGCCTACATGGGTAATGTTGCCCGGGAGGTAGAGATATGA
- a CDS encoding YbhB/YbcL family Raf kinase inhibitor-like protein, producing the protein MRILSNSLVDGQPIAQKYAFGVPDEENHMAFGPNKSPHIAWQDLPAGTKSLVIICHDPDAPSSAEDVNREDKEVPADLPRVDFYHWLLVDIDPQLGELAEGAYADGVVPGGKRDTNAPNGARQGVNDYTDFLAGSEELSGVYYGYDGPCPPWNDSIAHRYVFTLYALDVERAPVEEGFRGAELLGAIRGHILAQDCITTTYSLNPRVPA; encoded by the coding sequence ATGCGAATCTTGAGTAACTCGCTTGTTGATGGTCAGCCAATCGCGCAGAAGTATGCCTTTGGTGTCCCGGACGAAGAGAATCATATGGCCTTCGGGCCCAATAAAAGCCCGCACATTGCTTGGCAGGATTTGCCAGCCGGAACAAAGTCACTGGTCATAATCTGCCATGATCCTGATGCGCCCAGTAGTGCTGAAGATGTCAATCGTGAGGACAAAGAGGTCCCTGCCGATTTGCCGCGCGTCGATTTTTATCACTGGTTACTAGTCGATATTGACCCGCAGCTCGGTGAGTTGGCCGAGGGGGCGTATGCTGATGGCGTAGTGCCAGGCGGGAAGCGCGATACCAATGCGCCTAATGGAGCTCGGCAGGGGGTGAATGACTATACCGATTTTCTCGCCGGCAGCGAGGAATTAAGCGGCGTCTACTACGGCTATGATGGTCCCTGTCCGCCTTGGAATGACTCCATAGCCCACCGCTACGTCTTTACGCTCTATGCCTTGGATGTTGAACGAGCACCGGTTGAGGAGGGTTTTCGCGGTGCTGAACTGTTAGGAGCTATTCGAGGCCATATTCTGGCACAGGATTGCATAACCACCACTTACAGCCTTAATCCAAGGGTTCCGGCTTGA
- the bioD gene encoding dethiobiotin synthase: MPGLFVTGTDTGVGKTLVSAGLIVALQRQGVEVMAMKPVAAGCHYVAGQLRNEDAEQFHSLLNCQTDYSTINPCALEAAAAPHIVAAEQGQRIDVDGLAAAIRVQSEQRFTLVEGAGGWRVPLAGHEDVGTLALRSNLPVLLVVGIRLGCINHALLSAEAILNDGANLLGWVASDLEPEDTRLDAQVAALDERMPAPRLGRLPAFAQPSPSLAAEYLDVSSLMELIEALKNPI, translated from the coding sequence ATGCCGGGCCTGTTCGTAACCGGTACCGATACAGGGGTCGGCAAAACCCTGGTTAGCGCAGGGTTGATAGTTGCCCTGCAGCGCCAAGGGGTAGAGGTCATGGCAATGAAGCCGGTTGCTGCAGGCTGTCATTATGTTGCCGGACAGTTGCGCAATGAGGATGCTGAGCAATTCCATAGCCTGCTGAATTGCCAGACAGATTACTCAACAATTAACCCATGTGCCCTGGAGGCCGCGGCGGCTCCTCATATCGTTGCTGCTGAGCAAGGCCAAAGGATAGATGTCGACGGCCTGGCTGCCGCTATACGAGTTCAGAGCGAGCAGCGTTTTACGCTGGTTGAGGGCGCAGGAGGATGGCGAGTCCCCCTAGCAGGCCACGAGGATGTCGGGACATTGGCCCTGCGCAGTAATTTACCGGTTTTACTAGTTGTTGGTATCCGGTTGGGATGTATAAACCACGCCCTGCTCAGCGCTGAGGCCATACTAAACGATGGCGCCAATCTTTTGGGTTGGGTGGCAAGTGATCTGGAGCCAGAAGATACGCGTCTTGATGCTCAAGTTGCCGCCCTTGATGAGCGCATGCCGGCGCCTCGTTTAGGGCGTTTGCCAGCCTTTGCCCAGCCGAGTCCAAGCCTCGCTGCAGAATACCTTGATGTCAGCAGCTTGATGGAGCTAATCGAGGCGTTAAAGAATCCCATCTGA
- a CDS encoding histone deacetylase family protein: MIAVSTWLVTHPACLEHDTSSGHPESAARLRTIIAALEDPIFEFLIREEAPMATREQLEGAHDPDYVAEILASVPDSGYTHIDPDTLLSPHSGEAALRAAGSVCHAIDGVFQGKAQRAFCAVRPPGHHAEADRAMGFCFFNNVAVGAAHAVGQYGLERVAMVDFDVHHGNGTEQISRGRSRFNYFSTHQHPLFPGTGVPSQDSPKNIINATLADGDGSERFREIFSGSILPAIDQLEPELILISAGFDGHRSDPLATLRLDETDFSWATRELVAIARQHCNGRVVSVLEGGYNLSSVGRCAAAHVEALMM; this comes from the coding sequence GTGATAGCTGTGAGTACTTGGCTTGTAACCCACCCAGCATGTCTCGAGCACGACACCAGCAGCGGCCACCCGGAAAGCGCTGCCCGCCTGCGTACCATCATTGCTGCGCTGGAGGACCCCATTTTCGAGTTTCTGATCCGCGAAGAAGCGCCGATGGCGACTCGCGAGCAACTTGAAGGCGCCCACGATCCGGATTACGTGGCCGAAATCCTGGCTAGTGTTCCCGATTCCGGGTATACCCATATAGACCCGGATACGCTACTCAGCCCGCACAGTGGCGAGGCAGCACTGCGTGCAGCCGGCAGCGTCTGTCACGCCATTGACGGCGTCTTTCAAGGCAAAGCCCAGCGCGCCTTTTGTGCCGTACGCCCGCCTGGCCACCATGCCGAGGCGGATAGGGCGATGGGCTTTTGCTTTTTTAATAATGTCGCGGTTGGCGCTGCCCATGCAGTTGGGCAATACGGCCTGGAACGGGTTGCTATGGTAGATTTTGATGTGCACCACGGCAATGGCACCGAGCAGATAAGCCGGGGAAGGTCGCGCTTTAACTACTTTTCCACCCACCAGCACCCCCTGTTTCCAGGCACCGGCGTTCCTTCCCAGGACTCTCCCAAGAACATTATCAACGCTACATTGGCCGATGGAGATGGTTCTGAGCGCTTTCGGGAGATCTTTTCCGGCTCGATACTCCCGGCGATTGACCAACTTGAGCCGGAGCTGATCCTCATATCGGCGGGCTTTGACGGTCACCGCTCTGACCCCCTTGCTACGCTGCGCCTCGATGAGACCGATTTTTCATGGGCAACGCGTGAACTTGTCGCCATTGCTCGCCAGCACTGCAACGGTAGGGTTGTCTCTGTGCTTGAAGGAGGCTATAACCTGTCCAGCGTTGGACGCTGTGCAGCCGCTCATGTCGAGGCATTAATGATGTAG
- a CDS encoding PilZ domain-containing protein, which translates to MSKQSGRYKPKLERFRRTGKRSHLLYYLPVFNAVSGERMGVLADLSLGGLLIVGHQRQAIGEQLRVRIEGEKGSRLAGEIGLTVDAEVRWSAQDVNPSYFATGMRFLSIDEQMQQHIEEILHRLGHGGD; encoded by the coding sequence ATGAGTAAGCAGAGTGGCCGCTACAAACCCAAGCTAGAGCGATTCCGGCGCACCGGGAAACGGTCTCACCTGCTCTACTACTTGCCGGTATTCAACGCGGTCAGCGGGGAGAGGATGGGGGTTTTGGCTGATTTATCCCTAGGCGGCCTGCTTATAGTCGGCCACCAGCGCCAAGCCATAGGCGAACAGTTGCGCGTGAGGATAGAGGGAGAAAAGGGCAGCAGGCTAGCTGGCGAAATTGGACTAACTGTCGATGCCGAGGTGCGCTGGTCAGCCCAGGATGTAAACCCTTCTTATTTTGCCACGGGCATGAGATTTCTCAGCATTGACGAGCAGATGCAGCAGCATATCGAAGAAATCCTGCACAGACTCGGCCATGGTGGCGACTGA
- the proC gene encoding pyrroline-5-carboxylate reductase — MPSNAQLAFIGGGNMARSLIGGLLADGYPSDQIRIAEPNAERRDMLASELGIVPSASNTDAATDAAAVILAVKPPIVRSVAEELSGLIHKQQSLTISVAAGVRMQDIERWLGEGVAVVRTMPNTPSLVRSGATALLANAQVNKAQQDLAESLMRAVGQTLWLDVEEDMDIVTATSGSGPAYFFLLMEALEDAAAEQGLDRERARLLVLETATGAARMALESEDSPGQLRQRVTSPGGTTESALNVLNDHDFHTAIGKAVKAAADRAEELGNLLGEQ; from the coding sequence ATGCCCAGCAACGCTCAATTAGCCTTTATTGGCGGCGGCAATATGGCCCGCTCGCTGATCGGCGGTCTTTTAGCAGATGGCTACCCGAGCGATCAGATCCGCATCGCCGAACCTAACGCAGAGCGCCGGGACATGCTAGCCAGTGAACTGGGTATTGTTCCCTCCGCGAGCAACACCGATGCCGCCACTGATGCAGCGGCGGTTATCCTGGCTGTCAAGCCACCAATAGTGCGTAGCGTTGCTGAAGAACTCAGTGGATTGATACACAAGCAGCAGTCACTGACCATTTCAGTTGCTGCCGGTGTGCGCATGCAGGACATAGAGCGCTGGCTAGGTGAAGGCGTTGCAGTGGTTCGCACTATGCCCAATACACCATCTTTAGTGCGCAGCGGAGCCACGGCGCTACTCGCCAACGCCCAAGTCAATAAAGCTCAACAAGATCTCGCCGAATCGCTAATGCGCGCTGTCGGCCAAACTCTGTGGCTTGACGTTGAAGAGGATATGGATATCGTTACAGCAACCTCCGGTAGTGGACCTGCTTACTTCTTTCTGCTCATGGAGGCATTGGAAGATGCAGCGGCAGAACAGGGGCTTGATCGCGAGCGGGCGCGTCTATTGGTCCTGGAAACCGCTACTGGGGCAGCAAGAATGGCATTGGAATCAGAGGACTCACCTGGCCAATTGCGTCAACGTGTCACCTCGCCTGGAGGCACTACCGAAAGCGCCCTAAACGTACTCAATGATCACGATTTTCACACAGCGATAGGCAAGGCCGTAAAAGCGGCCGCAGACCGCGCTGAAGAGTTAGGCAACCTGCTTGGGGAACAATAA
- a CDS encoding YggT family protein, with product MGSSYFTDPLIFLIGTAFYLYILAVMLRFLLQAVRADFFNPISQFLVRATSPTLNPLRRVIPSVYGIDLAAIVLMLALQVAAISIVSWLYFGQQPAMMPLLLESISRILGLLLNLYTILILVGVIISWVNPTASHPGLNLLYQLTNPVLRPIRSLLPDMGGLDLSPLVALILIHVARMMLVYPLRGQVPVPI from the coding sequence ATGGGATCGAGTTACTTTACTGACCCACTGATCTTTCTTATCGGCACCGCCTTCTATCTATACATATTGGCGGTGATGCTGCGTTTCTTGTTACAAGCGGTAAGAGCGGACTTTTTCAATCCGATATCGCAGTTTCTAGTCCGCGCCACGTCCCCGACACTTAACCCACTGCGGCGGGTTATCCCCTCGGTGTACGGCATTGACCTTGCTGCCATTGTGCTAATGCTAGCGTTACAGGTGGCAGCTATCTCCATAGTCTCCTGGCTCTATTTTGGCCAGCAGCCGGCCATGATGCCTTTGTTGCTGGAATCGATTAGCCGAATACTAGGGCTGCTACTAAACTTATATACAATTCTTATTCTTGTTGGGGTCATCATAAGCTGGGTCAACCCAACCGCGAGCCATCCAGGCCTCAACCTCCTTTATCAATTAACCAACCCAGTGCTGCGCCCTATACGTTCACTGCTGCCGGACATGGGGGGACTTGATTTGTCGCCACTAGTGGCGCTTATCCTTATCCATGTAGCCCGGATGATGTTGGTATACCCGCTGCGCGGCCAAGTGCCTGTTCCTATCTAG
- a CDS encoding lytic transglycosylase domain-containing protein, with protein MRVLLSAAWSVASLVAVVVVVHHNEAWPAHLPAQIKGAAWEQGVDEQLQDAASMPQATPAVIEILTAGDDADPALRVDSNRVISMQRLEEIIAEAAESTGLDIDLIRAVVRTESDFRPSVVSSAGAVGLMQVRPVAAVDTASRMSGHKSEWAKRFAERDIADINHEDLLDPQVNVLLGSHYLAHLRERYSSYGEPMALWLALAAYNWGPGNVYRHITSNPHMNNLNDLRWLLNRRAPYETRAFIHRVLERSNMRLETA; from the coding sequence ATGCGGGTACTTTTAAGCGCTGCGTGGTCGGTGGCAAGCTTGGTGGCGGTTGTGGTTGTGGTGCACCATAACGAGGCTTGGCCCGCGCATCTTCCCGCGCAAATCAAGGGAGCTGCTTGGGAGCAAGGGGTGGATGAGCAGCTGCAGGACGCAGCATCAATGCCACAGGCAACCCCGGCTGTTATCGAAATCCTGACAGCAGGGGATGATGCCGATCCCGCTCTGCGGGTCGACTCAAATCGAGTTATCTCCATGCAGCGGCTTGAGGAGATAATTGCCGAGGCAGCGGAGTCGACTGGACTAGATATAGACCTTATTCGAGCTGTAGTGCGCACCGAAAGCGATTTCCGCCCCAGCGTTGTTAGTTCCGCTGGGGCTGTAGGATTGATGCAGGTTAGGCCGGTTGCAGCAGTAGATACTGCTAGCCGAATGTCCGGCCACAAGTCTGAATGGGCGAAACGTTTTGCTGAGAGAGATATAGCCGACATCAATCACGAGGATCTGCTCGACCCCCAGGTAAATGTCTTGTTGGGTAGCCACTATCTGGCTCATTTGCGGGAGCGCTACTCAAGTTACGGAGAGCCGATGGCGCTCTGGCTAGCCTTGGCTGCATATAACTGGGGCCCCGGCAATGTGTATCGCCATATCACCTCAAATCCACACATGAACAACCTGAATGATCTGCGCTGGCTGCTTAATCGGCGCGCCCCCTATGAAACCAGGGCTTTTATCCATAGGGTGCTTGAGCGCAGCAATATGAGGCTTGAAACCGCCTAG
- the metW gene encoding methionine biosynthesis protein MetW → MNPLRRELEIVADWIEPGSRVLDLGCGDGTLLQYLVQRKGVTAYGLEIDPRKVTRCMDRGVNVVRADLDEGLADFHRDSFDHVIMSQTIQAVRYPDKLLEDLLRVGRHGIVTFPNIGYWRLRMQLLLRGRMPRSPALPNAWYNSPNIHLCTLRDFERLCSSMGIEILERRTLDRAHRSNPLLNLSPNLLAEVAIYRFVRGSQSR, encoded by the coding sequence ATGAATCCGCTCCGGCGAGAGCTAGAGATAGTTGCCGATTGGATAGAACCCGGCTCGCGAGTCCTCGATCTGGGCTGTGGGGACGGAACACTGCTGCAGTATCTAGTGCAACGTAAAGGAGTGACCGCTTACGGCCTGGAAATCGATCCACGCAAGGTTACCAGGTGCATGGATCGCGGCGTTAACGTGGTACGCGCCGACTTAGACGAAGGTTTGGCGGATTTTCACCGCGATAGCTTCGATCATGTGATCATGAGTCAGACCATCCAAGCTGTTCGCTACCCCGACAAACTGCTTGAAGACCTGCTTCGGGTCGGCCGCCACGGCATAGTCACCTTCCCCAACATCGGCTACTGGCGGCTGCGCATGCAGTTGCTCTTGCGTGGCCGAATGCCGCGCAGCCCGGCTCTACCTAATGCTTGGTATAACTCGCCCAATATCCATCTATGCACACTCCGTGACTTCGAACGCTTGTGTTCGAGCATGGGGATAGAGATTCTCGAGCGTCGCACACTGGATCGCGCCCACCGATCCAACCCGCTGCTCAATCTCTCACCTAATCTCCTCGCCGAGGTGGCGATTTACCGTTTCGTACGTGGCAGCCAGTCGCGATAA
- the trxA gene encoding thioredoxin, whose product MSDSPYVIDITADNFKEQAIDASLQQPVLLYFWAQWCEPCKSLGPTLEKLADEFRGGFRVAKVDCDQEQQLAMQVGVQSLPTALLIKDGQPVDQFMGAVPEGELRKWLEQYVEAPAADPMEQAKELLAAGRSAEALPYLRQAHQQRQDVDSTLELAKALMHSGETEEAFQLVDGLSPNDLQDARAQAILKRKELAEQVKDLPPLEELEKQVAESPGNHLAKINLAMRLVVAGGEVEALEHLLEVLQQGGDHKEDAHQAMLKVLAILGPEHPEARRYRQRLFQLLH is encoded by the coding sequence TTGAGCGATTCCCCTTATGTTATTGATATAACGGCAGACAATTTCAAAGAGCAGGCCATTGATGCATCTTTGCAACAACCTGTTCTGCTCTACTTTTGGGCCCAATGGTGCGAGCCTTGCAAATCGCTTGGCCCGACATTAGAAAAATTAGCCGATGAGTTCCGCGGCGGCTTCCGAGTTGCCAAAGTAGACTGCGATCAGGAACAGCAACTCGCCATGCAAGTTGGGGTACAGAGTCTGCCCACAGCACTATTGATCAAGGACGGTCAGCCGGTGGATCAATTTATGGGTGCAGTGCCTGAAGGTGAACTGCGTAAGTGGCTAGAGCAATACGTTGAAGCGCCGGCCGCCGACCCTATGGAACAAGCCAAGGAGTTATTGGCTGCCGGCAGATCTGCAGAGGCGCTGCCCTATTTGCGCCAAGCCCACCAGCAGCGTCAGGATGTTGACAGCACCCTGGAGCTTGCCAAAGCACTGATGCACAGTGGCGAAACAGAGGAAGCGTTCCAGTTAGTAGATGGACTCTCCCCCAACGATCTCCAGGACGCCCGCGCCCAGGCGATCCTAAAACGCAAAGAGCTAGCCGAACAGGTTAAGGATTTACCTCCCCTAGAGGAATTGGAAAAGCAAGTAGCCGAAAGCCCGGGTAACCACTTGGCCAAGATCAACCTGGCTATGCGGCTGGTCGTTGCAGGCGGTGAAGTTGAGGCACTTGAGCACTTGCTAGAGGTTTTGCAGCAGGGCGGAGATCATAAAGAGGATGCCCATCAGGCAATGCTCAAGGTACTAGCTATACTCGGGCCTGAGCACCCAGAGGCTCGTCGCTACCGGCAGAGACTTTTTCAACTTTTGCACTGA
- a CDS encoding spermidine synthase, whose product MQPEYVRYNQEVVERRSSAYQNIVIAYDPSVGHLLYLDDDLQIADADTPYNQAIISPLVDNDSYAESLILGGGDGGVLRGLLDAGAQRAVLVDIDGEVIELAKQYLPNLCGDAFERDGAEVIVGDAFAFLDAPDTWDGIVYDLTMDPIRVDQPRTDYICEIFAKVRRRLRPGGVMSMQCCGANEPGLREEIRAGLAATFPEWGDWEAEIPSFDVPWVFAWAKVGK is encoded by the coding sequence ATGCAGCCGGAATACGTTCGCTATAACCAGGAGGTGGTGGAAAGGCGCAGCTCTGCCTACCAAAATATCGTTATCGCCTACGATCCGAGCGTTGGCCACCTCCTCTATCTTGATGACGATTTGCAAATTGCCGATGCCGACACACCCTACAATCAGGCAATCATCTCGCCACTAGTGGATAACGACTCCTATGCCGAATCGCTCATTCTCGGCGGTGGAGATGGCGGCGTGCTGCGAGGTCTTCTCGATGCCGGGGCACAACGAGCTGTATTAGTAGATATTGATGGCGAAGTAATCGAACTCGCTAAACAATACCTGCCCAACCTGTGTGGCGACGCCTTCGAGCGCGACGGTGCAGAGGTAATCGTCGGAGATGCCTTTGCCTTCCTCGACGCGCCGGACACCTGGGACGGTATAGTATATGATCTGACCATGGACCCGATTCGAGTTGATCAACCCAGAACGGATTACATTTGCGAAATCTTTGCCAAGGTCCGCCGACGCCTCCGCCCCGGAGGGGTGATGAGCATGCAATGTTGTGGTGCGAATGAACCGGGCCTGCGAGAAGAGATCCGTGCCGGTTTAGCTGCAACCTTCCCAGAATGGGGCGACTGGGAGGCAGAGATACCCTCTTTCGATGTACCCTGGGTGTTCGCCTGGGCAAAAGTAGGAAAGTGA
- a CDS encoding gamma-glutamylcyclotransferase family protein yields MTTRDRLFAYGTILDNPQDPQVQAAITRYTDKIDDACVPGRLYDLGAFPGAVPLLAGKEQQQHWVRGQILEIIDSRRVFKVLDAYEDADINHPKAGLFRREKVAVTPNSASEEPITCYIYWINKVPPYAHRIEDGDWLSHTKRKAGTKR; encoded by the coding sequence ATGACCACACGGGATCGACTCTTTGCCTACGGCACCATCCTCGACAACCCTCAAGATCCACAGGTGCAAGCAGCAATCACGCGCTATACTGATAAGATCGACGATGCTTGTGTACCTGGCCGCCTCTACGATCTAGGCGCTTTTCCCGGCGCTGTGCCCTTGCTTGCCGGAAAAGAGCAACAACAGCATTGGGTTAGGGGCCAAATCCTCGAGATAATCGACTCGCGCCGCGTCTTCAAGGTCCTCGACGCCTACGAAGACGCTGATATAAACCACCCCAAGGCCGGTCTGTTTCGCCGTGAAAAGGTTGCAGTAACCCCAAATAGCGCCTCAGAAGAGCCCATCACCTGCTACATATACTGGATAAATAAGGTGCCACCTTATGCCCACCGTATAGAAGATGGTGACTGGCTAAGTCACACCAAGCGCAAGGCAGGAACAAAAAGATAG